A stretch of Mytilus edulis chromosome 11, xbMytEdul2.2, whole genome shotgun sequence DNA encodes these proteins:
- the LOC139494353 gene encoding uncharacterized protein encodes MENDDLDEKLRNVYYNTANGGAYLSAEKIYQTLKTSRDGNVPSVYKIRKWMEKIDDYNLQKPVKRRIKRVKIIVSEPYEQYDADLMDVSNIQKYNNKTRFLLVVIDIFTRFLWIYPLKNKFGKTVADAFEKIFKHGKIPLKVSTDAGTEFKNKDLKRVFKKYDIYHHVYLNSDSSKASIAERVNLTFRRMMFRYFTKHRTYSYLNVIQNLVASYNATPHRSLNNTAPKDVNEKNKYDLWAYMYIKTPPKEKRIREKKETLKVQRKRGKQFHFKINDMVRLSHLKKPFQRAYQQQWTSEIFKIYRRFLIHGKIFYKVQDFLDKEVVGNFNYTELQRVKKEADALWFVEKVLKWRRRNGQREGYVKFQDWDKRFCQWIPERDIVDF; translated from the coding sequence ATGGAAAATGATGATTTAGATGAAAAACTTAGGAATGTATATTACAATACAGCAAATGGGGGAGCATACCTAAGTGCTGAAAAAATTTATCAAACGTTGAAGACATCAAGAGATGGAAATGTACCAAGCGTATACAAGATCAGGAAATGGATGGAAAAAATAGACGACTACAATTTACAAAAACCTGTAAAACGTAgaattaaaagagtgaaaataattgtatcgGAACCGTATGAGCAATACGATGCTGACCTTATGGATGTATCCAACATACAGAAATATAACAATAAGACACGTTTCCTGTTGGTTGTTATCGATATTTTCACACGGTTTTTATGGATTTATCCATTAAAAAACAAGTTTGGGAAGACAGTAGCTGATGCATTTGAAAAAATCTTCAAACATGGTAAAATCCCTTTGAAGGTTTCCACAGATGCGGGAACTGAATTCAAAAACAAAGATTTGAAACGtgtgtttaaaaaatatgacatttaCCATCATGTCTATTTAAATTCCGACAGTAGTAAAGCGTCAATAGCAGAGAGGGTCAATTTGACATTTCGGAGGATGATGTTCCGATATTTTACAAAGCATAGAACTTATAGCTATCTCAATGTTATACAAAATTTGGTAGCAAGTTATAATGCAACGCCACATAGAAGTTTAAATAATACAGCTCCAAAAGATGtgaatgagaaaaacaaatatgatttgtgggcatatatgtatattaaaactCCACCCAAAGAAAAACGAATCAGAGAAAAGAAAGAAACATTAAAAGTACAACGTAAAAGAGGGAAacagtttcattttaaaatcaatgacATGGTAAGACTGAGCCATTTGAAGAAACCGTTTCAAAGAGCTTATCAGCAACAGTggacctccgaaatatttaaaatatatagacGATTTCTAATACATGGGAAAATCTTTTATAAAGTACAAGATTTTTTGGACAAGGAAGTTGTAGGCAATTTCAATTATACAGAGTTGCAGCGTGTGAAAAAGGAGGCTGACGCATTGTGGTTTGTTGAGAAAGTGCTTAAATGGCGAAGGCGGAATGGTCAACGTGAGGGTTATGTAAAATTCCAGGATTGGGATAAACGTTTTTGTCAGTGGATTCCTGAGAGAGATATTGTTGACTTTTAA
- the LOC139494352 gene encoding uncharacterized protein F54H12.2-like, with protein MAKINPETFHELQPSQLSLFNLPGHQTAVTRITYEHIRPAATFTKTSPIEFHISGGTEYLDLSKSTMHVRLRLKRGDGTIADSSDVNCGPVNYVLHALFNQIDVLIQNKIVTSSTGFYPYKAYMQTLLKYGKEAKESQLSSQLWIDDHQGTLDDADCNTGSNLGLYRRTAYIKNGKTVDLEGNIFHPLFSMNRYILNQVGVTVKFYRSRPEFYLMSVDEDADYYLEIEDMYLSIAKIHVHPGIVYGHDSILRTVNAKYPIVQNDVRTISLPAGQISFNFNNIFQNNRPNKVLIAFTGSQNIAGDYSLCPWTFKHCHLSEINLKVEGVPVSGNPVRVKFDSSSGESSIVAFRNLFEVAGKTLQDCGNGLNRDSFSEGYALYAFQLEPIFEGLDYLTLKRNERVNLECTFDSPLTEPTTIIIYSEFSGYFEITQTRDIIIQE; from the coding sequence atggctaaAATAAATCCTGAAACATTTCATGAGCTGCAACCAAGTCAGTTGTCTTTATTCAATCTACCAGGTCATCAAACTGCAGTCACAAGAATCACATATGAACATATTCGACCAGCTGCAACTTTTACAAAGACATCGCCAATAGAGTTTCACATATCTGGTGGAACAGAGTATCTAGACTTAAGTAAATCAACAATGCATGTACGTCTAAGACTTAAAAGAGGAGATGGAACCATAGCAGATAGCAGTGACGTTAATTGCGGGCCTGTGAACTATGTTTTGCATGCATTATTTAATCAAATagatgttttaattcaaaataaaattgtcacATCTTCAACAGGATTTTACCCTTACAAAGCTTATATGCAAACTTTATTGAAATATGGGAAAGAAGCTAAAGAATCGCAGCTCTCAAGTCAATTATGGATAGACGATCATCAAGGAACATTGGATGATGCAGATTGTAACACAGGATCAAATCTTGGGCTCTACAGAAGAACagcatacataaaaaatggtaaaaCTGTTGATCTTGAAGGAAACATTTTCCATCCCCTGTTTTCAATGAATCGTTACATATTAAATCAAGTAGGAGTTACTGTGAAATTCTACAGATCGAGACCAGAATTTTATCTAATGTCGGTTGATGAAGATGCTGATTATTACCTTGAGATTGAAGATATGTATCTATCAATAGCAAAGATCCACGTTCACCCCGGCATTGTATATGGCCACGATTCTATACTCAGGACAGTAAACGCTAAATATCCCATTGTGCAAAATGATGTTCGCACAATTTCACTTCCAGCTGGTCAAATAAGTTTTAACTTCAACAACATATTCCAGAATAATAGACCCAATAAGGTATTGATAGCCTTTACGGGGAGTCAAAACATAGCAGGTGACTACTCACTATGTCCGTGGACATTCAAACATTGCCACCTAAGTGAAATAAATCTTAAAGTTGAGGGAGTGCCAGTTTCCGGGAATCCTGTCAGAGTAAAATTTGACTCGTCAAGTGGAGAATCATCCATTGTTGCATTTCGCAATCTATTTGAGGTTGCTGGGAAAACTCTGCAAGACTGTGGTAATGGATTAAACAGAGACAGTTTTTCTGAAGGATATGCCTTGTATGCCTTTCAACTGGAACCAATTTTTGAAGGTTTAgattatttaacattgaaaaggAATGAACGTGTCAATTTGGAATGCACATTTGATTCTCCCCTCACTGAACCAACAACTATAATCATTTATAGTGAATTTAGTGGATATTTTGAAATAACTCAAACTCGAGACATCATAATTCAAGAATGA